A stretch of Aerococcus christensenii DNA encodes these proteins:
- a CDS encoding MFS transporter, giving the protein MVCVFDILMVSAHYASYIFVQLIADRVSLSVSLAQAIFGIGALVSIAVIVPLIDRYLWRLALGMVALLIAALSIFIWMSKGCYWGYLGFALWGAAFSPMTSILQTATTSQVDQGKPLANSINATSYDLAIMVASVLGGGALARTGLVGALRLSLLCLGLAFLIIWIKKSYFMKNRVDE; this is encoded by the coding sequence ATGGTGTGCGTTTTTGACATTTTGATGGTAAGTGCCCATTATGCCTCCTATATTTTTGTACAGTTGATCGCAGACAGAGTCTCTTTAAGTGTTTCTCTTGCCCAGGCTATTTTTGGAATAGGTGCTTTAGTTTCTATTGCTGTCATAGTGCCCTTGATTGATCGTTATTTGTGGCGGCTAGCTTTAGGTATGGTTGCTCTCTTAATAGCGGCTTTGAGTATTTTCATTTGGATGTCTAAGGGATGTTATTGGGGGTATCTTGGATTTGCGTTATGGGGAGCTGCTTTTTCACCGATGACCTCTATCTTACAAACAGCGACAACCAGCCAGGTAGACCAAGGAAAACCACTAGCCAATTCTATTAATGCGACAAGCTATGATTTGGCCATTATGGTGGCTTCTGTTTTAGGGGGTGGCGCTTTAGCGCGGACTGGTTTAGTAGGAGCCTTGAGACTTTCTTTGTTATGTTTGGGATTAGCTTTCCTTATTATTTGGATTAAGAAGTCCTATTTTATGAAAAATCGT
- a CDS encoding MFS transporter, giving the protein MKKSVLARLGLLSFVCCMALVSELLPTSFLKEMAADFKVPLSQMSLLIGIYAVMSVLAGIPVTRAFSWVNRRTYLIVVCLGFAISNLLIACSPTFTVAFIGRLLAGFTAGAMWAMIASYPIGFLPLQISGRGVAIVLSGVTIGVSVALPLVTSIIQWIGWRFGFLLVGGMFLLLAIIGRIGFVSVQGESYNAHNNYGIVLKKAGVRWCAFLTF; this is encoded by the coding sequence ATGAAAAAATCCGTTTTAGCAAGACTAGGCCTCTTATCGTTTGTTTGTTGCATGGCTTTGGTATCGGAATTACTGCCGACAAGCTTCCTAAAAGAAATGGCGGCTGACTTTAAAGTTCCTTTGAGTCAGATGAGTTTGTTAATTGGAATCTATGCCGTGATGTCAGTACTCGCTGGTATCCCAGTCACGCGTGCTTTTTCTTGGGTGAATCGTCGAACTTATTTGATCGTCGTCTGTTTAGGTTTTGCCATCAGTAATCTTTTGATCGCCTGTTCTCCAACCTTTACAGTCGCTTTCATCGGACGGTTGCTTGCAGGATTTACAGCGGGGGCTATGTGGGCAATGATTGCTTCTTATCCGATCGGCTTTTTGCCTTTACAAATCTCTGGACGAGGGGTAGCTATTGTTCTATCAGGTGTAACGATTGGAGTCAGTGTTGCTTTGCCACTTGTAACGAGTATTATTCAATGGATTGGCTGGCGTTTTGGTTTCCTTTTGGTAGGTGGTATGTTCCTCTTACTAGCTATTATTGGAAGAATAGGTTTTGTGAGCGTTCAGGGGGAATCCTATAATGCGCATAATAATTATGGCATAGTTTTGAAAAAAGCAGGGGTCAGATGGTGTGCGTTTTTGACATTTTGA
- a CDS encoding histidine phosphatase family protein, with protein sequence MGKGVTIYFMRHGQTYLNRYNRIQGWADAPLTEEGERDVHRSAIGLRKVNFSAVYTSDLRRTIATAKIVLQHNYYASADTKIHELKAFREQFFGSFEGLEIDPVFHKVQDYVRTHYGQTVSENDRVKCEMDAFKATDPVHEAEDFMSFWMRVELGLIDVITRHRETDQNILVVSHGMTIRNMIHELVPDFSIKESLDNASVSIVRYQDGLYHLEAFNKTDHFALAEEG encoded by the coding sequence ATGGGAAAAGGTGTTACTATTTACTTTATGCGACATGGACAAACCTATTTGAACAGATATAATCGTATTCAAGGTTGGGCGGACGCTCCTTTGACAGAAGAAGGAGAACGTGATGTTCATCGAAGTGCGATAGGCTTGCGGAAAGTGAATTTCTCAGCAGTCTACACGAGTGATCTTCGGCGGACGATTGCAACCGCCAAGATTGTGTTGCAGCATAACTACTATGCTTCAGCAGATACCAAAATCCATGAATTAAAAGCTTTTCGGGAGCAATTCTTTGGAAGTTTTGAAGGGTTAGAGATTGATCCTGTTTTTCATAAAGTTCAAGACTATGTCCGAACGCATTATGGACAGACAGTTTCAGAGAATGATCGGGTAAAATGTGAAATGGATGCCTTTAAAGCGACAGATCCTGTTCATGAAGCGGAAGATTTTATGAGCTTTTGGATGCGAGTTGAATTAGGTCTGATTGATGTGATTACCCGTCATCGCGAAACAGACCAAAATATTTTAGTGGTTAGTCATGGGATGACTATTCGAAACATGATCCATGAATTGGTCCCTGACTTTAGTATTAAGGAATCTTTAGACAATGCGAGTGTTTCTATTGTGCGTTATCAGGATGGCTTGTATCATTTAGAAGCCTTTAATAAAACGGATCACTTTGCTTTAGCAGAAGAAGGATAG
- the smpB gene encoding SsrA-binding protein SmpB: MVKPKKQENALATNRKARHDYTIEDTVECGMVLTGTEIKSIRKGKINLKDSFARVEKGELWAYGIHVSPFEQGNRFNPDPLRPRKLLVKKREIHHFERKISQEGYTLVPLKVYIKNGFAKLLVGLALGKKKYDKRQSLREKDMKRDIQRAMKERY; encoded by the coding sequence ATGGTCAAACCGAAAAAACAAGAGAATGCCTTAGCTACGAATCGAAAAGCTCGGCATGACTATACCATTGAAGATACTGTAGAATGTGGCATGGTTCTAACAGGAACAGAGATCAAATCGATCCGCAAAGGCAAAATTAATTTAAAAGATTCTTTTGCTCGGGTAGAAAAGGGAGAACTGTGGGCCTACGGTATCCATGTGTCACCTTTTGAGCAGGGCAATCGATTTAATCCAGACCCTCTTCGTCCCCGAAAACTTCTTGTCAAGAAGAGAGAAATTCATCATTTCGAACGAAAAATTAGTCAAGAAGGCTATACTTTAGTTCCACTTAAGGTTTATATTAAGAATGGATTTGCTAAATTATTAGTAGGACTAGCCCTAGGGAAGAAGAAATACGATAAGCGGCAAAGTTTACGGGAAAAAGATATGAAACGTGATATTCAGCGGGCGATGAAGGAACGTTATTAG
- the rnr gene encoding ribonuclease R, with product MTFKEVKKSLIHAMKKSDHPKTIAQYSQKLGYDEGKDYGQFVQYIAELQRKGVLLIDDEGIITFPPKKQTLEGTFLLQKKGYGFVQLEDKSKVYIAAALTGGAMNEDKVTVELIKKGTDDKNPEGKVVSIQERAMMRLVGEFQAFNETLQKKSGDIGQVFLKNKGMDRFTCLVEEEGLHPSNGEMVVLEIVSYPNEEHPFQLTGRVIHGIGQKDAPGVEILSVLNMMAIPHDFPQDVVEEAEKIREDISSEELKGRMDFRKALTITIDGADAKDLDDAISYQELTPTTIQLGVHIADVSHYVTEGSALDKEAVRRGTSVYLTDRVVPMLPQRLSNGICSLQEGQERLTMSCVMTIDKKTGEILAYKIGPSVIQSNHRMVYDDVNLLLKGDARLSEKYADSLDMLKGLANLHQVLWKRRHKRGAIDFEKPEAKIKVDATGFPIAIEVRERGLAERMIESFMLAANETVAYHYRQKRLPFIYRIHEYPDDQKVQAFIEFCHNLGIKVPVKEGRLRSKDLQQILEGVQGKDYAPVVQTIALRSMQQARYSSSPNGHYGLAAEDYTHFTSPIRRYPDLLGHRLIRYYQTHKGKGEEDDHLIASIDSLAEQSSKAERRAVDAEREVNSMKMAEYMSDKIGQKFEGMISAVTKFGLFVELSNTVEGLVHLSVLKDDYYIYDEKNMILIGKRTGKIYRIGDKVQAKLTRADKESRQIDFEFVKEGKSSQKKSSNKDKKTKRSKNQAVKPSSKSDHTKSFSIKKRHGHSQKKKSKNRKSFKDFSMKSTKKSHKKRKNRK from the coding sequence GTGACCTTTAAAGAAGTCAAAAAATCTTTAATTCATGCCATGAAGAAGAGTGACCATCCCAAAACCATCGCTCAATATAGTCAAAAATTAGGCTATGATGAAGGTAAAGATTATGGCCAGTTTGTACAATATATTGCGGAACTTCAAAGAAAAGGGGTTCTCTTGATTGATGATGAGGGGATCATCACTTTTCCCCCTAAAAAGCAAACGTTAGAAGGTACCTTTCTCTTGCAAAAAAAAGGGTATGGCTTTGTCCAATTAGAGGATAAGAGTAAAGTTTATATTGCCGCTGCTTTAACGGGTGGGGCAATGAATGAAGATAAAGTCACTGTAGAGTTGATTAAAAAAGGAACGGATGACAAGAATCCAGAAGGCAAAGTGGTGAGCATCCAAGAGCGCGCTATGATGCGATTAGTTGGGGAATTTCAAGCTTTCAATGAGACTTTACAGAAAAAATCAGGCGACATTGGGCAAGTCTTTTTGAAAAACAAGGGGATGGATCGCTTTACTTGCTTGGTGGAAGAGGAGGGCCTCCATCCTTCAAACGGGGAGATGGTCGTATTAGAAATTGTCTCTTATCCAAATGAAGAACATCCCTTCCAATTGACGGGGCGGGTCATTCATGGAATTGGCCAAAAAGATGCCCCAGGAGTAGAAATCTTAAGCGTTTTGAATATGATGGCTATTCCCCATGATTTTCCACAAGACGTTGTGGAAGAAGCTGAGAAGATAAGAGAAGACATTAGCTCTGAAGAGCTTAAAGGAAGAATGGATTTTCGAAAGGCACTTACCATTACCATTGATGGTGCAGATGCGAAAGACTTGGATGATGCCATCTCCTACCAAGAGTTGACACCGACGACCATTCAATTAGGAGTTCACATTGCAGATGTTTCTCACTATGTAACAGAAGGATCTGCTTTGGACAAAGAAGCCGTTCGTAGGGGAACTTCTGTTTATTTGACAGATCGGGTGGTGCCGATGTTGCCACAGCGCTTATCGAATGGCATTTGTTCGCTTCAAGAAGGGCAAGAACGTCTCACTATGTCCTGCGTGATGACAATCGACAAGAAGACAGGAGAAATTCTTGCTTACAAGATTGGGCCGAGTGTCATTCAGTCCAACCATCGGATGGTGTATGATGATGTCAATCTTCTGTTAAAAGGGGACGCGCGACTTTCTGAAAAATATGCAGATAGTTTGGATATGCTCAAAGGTCTAGCCAACTTGCACCAAGTTTTATGGAAACGTCGGCACAAAAGAGGAGCCATTGATTTTGAAAAGCCAGAAGCTAAGATTAAAGTTGATGCGACAGGTTTCCCGATCGCTATTGAAGTTAGAGAGCGTGGCCTAGCCGAGCGGATGATTGAATCGTTTATGTTAGCAGCTAATGAAACTGTAGCTTATCATTATAGGCAGAAACGTTTGCCATTTATCTATCGGATTCACGAATATCCAGATGATCAAAAGGTTCAGGCTTTTATTGAGTTTTGCCATAATTTAGGAATTAAAGTTCCTGTTAAAGAGGGACGATTACGTTCTAAAGATTTGCAACAAATCTTAGAAGGCGTTCAAGGGAAAGATTATGCGCCTGTTGTTCAAACCATTGCTTTGAGAAGTATGCAACAGGCTCGTTATAGTTCATCACCTAATGGCCACTATGGGTTAGCTGCTGAAGATTATACGCACTTTACTTCGCCTATTCGTCGTTACCCAGATCTGTTGGGGCATCGCTTGATTCGCTACTATCAAACACATAAAGGAAAGGGAGAAGAAGACGATCATTTGATAGCAAGCATTGATTCTTTGGCAGAACAGTCCTCGAAAGCAGAGCGGCGCGCTGTGGATGCTGAACGTGAAGTAAACAGTATGAAGATGGCTGAATATATGAGCGATAAGATTGGTCAAAAATTTGAGGGCATGATTTCAGCTGTTACGAAATTTGGACTCTTTGTGGAATTATCCAATACGGTAGAAGGACTCGTCCATCTTTCTGTACTTAAGGATGATTATTATATCTACGATGAAAAAAATATGATTCTTATCGGGAAGAGAACAGGAAAAATCTATCGCATTGGAGACAAAGTTCAGGCGAAATTAACAAGGGCCGATAAAGAAAGTCGACAAATCGACTTTGAATTTGTTAAAGAAGGAAAATCTTCTCAAAAGAAGTCTTCAAATAAAGATAAAAAGACTAAAAGATCCAAAAACCAAGCGGTCAAGCCTTCTTCTAAAAGTGACCATACGAAGAGCTTTTCTATTAAAAAACGACATGGACATAGCCAGAAAAAGAAATCTAAAAATCGGAAATCTTTTAAAGATTTTTCGATGAAATCGACGAAGAAATCGCATAAGAAAAGAAAGAATAGAAAATAA
- a CDS encoding alpha/beta hydrolase, which yields MSNQESFYFEGSNHRAVVLFHAYTGSTADVRMTGRALNRAGYTVYCHNLTGHNHADYREILEAGPVDWMQDARAALDFVQKEGYDQIAVFGLSLGGAVATRLFIDEQDSLVCGGSFCTPIMTPEISGTRVYDVFLQFAEATSAKRPELGSYDKELVSPKLYQALAGIDAFCSGIRCDLNHIRKPYFIAEAGKDELVGKDSGSQLQEAIHYAPVVLEKFEESGHVITVGKQHKEFEEKLIQFLNEVRW from the coding sequence ATGTCAAATCAAGAATCATTTTATTTTGAAGGATCAAATCACCGAGCTGTTGTATTATTTCATGCTTATACCGGGTCTACGGCAGATGTTAGAATGACTGGCAGAGCTTTAAATCGGGCAGGTTATACGGTTTATTGTCATAATTTGACGGGCCATAATCACGCAGATTATCGGGAAATTTTAGAGGCTGGTCCTGTTGATTGGATGCAGGATGCTCGAGCAGCTTTAGATTTTGTACAAAAAGAAGGTTATGACCAGATTGCTGTATTTGGACTCTCTCTAGGTGGGGCAGTAGCTACGCGTTTATTTATTGATGAACAAGATTCTCTAGTCTGTGGCGGATCTTTCTGTACGCCTATTATGACGCCTGAGATTAGTGGAACGAGAGTGTATGATGTTTTTCTTCAATTTGCGGAGGCAACGAGTGCTAAACGACCAGAGCTCGGAAGCTATGATAAAGAACTTGTTTCTCCTAAGCTTTATCAAGCTTTAGCGGGAATTGATGCTTTTTGTTCAGGTATTCGTTGTGACTTGAACCATATTCGCAAGCCTTATTTTATTGCGGAAGCAGGTAAAGATGAACTTGTCGGAAAAGATAGCGGCAGTCAACTCCAAGAAGCGATTCATTATGCTCCAGTTGTATTGGAAAAATTTGAAGAGAGCGGACATGTCATTACAGTTGGCAAGCAACACAAGGAATTCGAGGAAAAACTCATTCAATTTTTAAATGAAGTGAGGTGGTAA
- the secG gene encoding preprotein translocase subunit SecG, with amino-acid sequence MENLLLIAIIAISVLLILAVVISPAKTSSSANITGAIDQGLSGKKARGFEAAMDRIIRILGLVFMIIALILAKLAS; translated from the coding sequence GTGGAGAACTTATTACTTATTGCGATTATCGCTATTAGCGTGTTATTAATTTTGGCCGTGGTCATTTCCCCAGCTAAAACCAGTTCTTCAGCTAACATTACTGGAGCTATTGATCAAGGGCTAAGTGGTAAGAAGGCACGGGGATTTGAGGCAGCGATGGATCGAATTATTCGAATCCTAGGTCTCGTATTTATGATCATCGCACTCATCTTAGCAAAGTTAGCCTCCTAA
- a CDS encoding TIGR01906 family membrane protein, which yields MARRLAFKLGQINLLLTFLTLAIIITIWSVPLYRGVITWLHLPEQLQVPFNEIMRDYWAILKYLHSPWQKVLEVRNFSLSSQGRFHFYEVRRLFLELYGVGGLSSIGTYFFWQHLKKRKQLWILEGFFAKSLWAPLGIGIILTISFEPIFIGFHHVLFNNDAWLFDPLTDSIILMLPEVYFMACFLSAMGLMELFLFWAWRLVKKKVK from the coding sequence ATGGCAAGAAGACTAGCCTTTAAATTAGGGCAGATAAACCTCCTTCTGACGTTTTTGACACTTGCTATAATTATAACGATCTGGTCAGTTCCCCTGTATCGGGGCGTAATCACTTGGCTTCACCTTCCAGAACAATTGCAGGTCCCTTTCAATGAGATTATGCGTGATTATTGGGCCATCCTCAAGTATTTGCATAGTCCCTGGCAGAAAGTCTTAGAAGTGAGAAATTTTTCATTATCTAGCCAAGGAAGATTTCATTTTTATGAGGTTCGGCGGTTGTTTCTGGAATTATACGGAGTAGGTGGACTATCGAGTATAGGGACCTATTTCTTTTGGCAACATTTGAAAAAGAGAAAGCAGCTATGGATTTTGGAAGGCTTTTTCGCTAAAAGTTTGTGGGCGCCTCTCGGCATTGGGATCATTTTAACGATTAGCTTTGAACCGATATTTATCGGTTTTCATCATGTTTTGTTTAATAATGACGCTTGGCTGTTTGATCCTCTGACAGATTCTATTATTTTGATGCTGCCAGAAGTTTATTTCATGGCATGTTTTTTATCGGCGATGGGTTTAATGGAACTCTTTTTGTTCTGGGCCTGGCGATTAGTTAAAAAAAAAGTAAAATAA
- a CDS encoding HAD-IIA family hydrolase, translating to MIFNKTGYLMDLDGTVYCGKEPIQGAKEWIEKLIQTNQPFMLVTNNSMRSHQEVADHLAAVSDIQVPLERIYTSIDALLYVLQGDFPKGGEGKACYCIGSPAVKEDLQNFGFQLKEDLKENLEVVVVGLNQDITYYDLATATLAVQKGAKFYLTNPDVQFPSVEGFVPGAGALGEMIGQVARQKPVVCGKPSRVIMEGALNVLNLRADQCVMIGDNLQTDILAANNAQITALLIETGVNTRQDVQEGSGQPDYVVKDYEELMQLWQED from the coding sequence ATGATATTTAATAAAACTGGTTATTTAATGGATTTGGATGGAACTGTTTATTGTGGAAAAGAACCGATTCAAGGGGCGAAAGAGTGGATAGAAAAGTTGATCCAAACGAATCAACCTTTTATGTTGGTCACCAATAATTCGATGAGAAGCCATCAAGAAGTGGCCGATCATTTAGCGGCTGTTAGTGATATTCAGGTTCCATTAGAACGTATTTATACCAGTATCGATGCTTTGCTTTATGTTCTCCAAGGGGATTTCCCTAAAGGGGGAGAAGGAAAAGCTTGCTATTGTATTGGAAGTCCTGCTGTGAAGGAAGATTTGCAAAACTTTGGTTTTCAACTCAAGGAAGACTTGAAAGAAAATTTAGAAGTAGTTGTCGTGGGATTAAATCAAGACATTACTTATTATGATTTAGCTACAGCGACCCTAGCCGTTCAAAAAGGAGCTAAGTTCTACTTAACGAATCCGGATGTTCAGTTCCCATCTGTTGAAGGCTTTGTCCCAGGGGCTGGTGCTTTGGGCGAAATGATAGGTCAAGTGGCTCGTCAAAAGCCAGTGGTTTGCGGAAAACCAAGTCGGGTGATTATGGAAGGAGCTTTAAATGTTTTAAATTTAAGGGCAGATCAATGTGTAATGATTGGAGATAATCTTCAAACAGATATTTTAGCAGCGAATAACGCTCAGATCACAGCCCTTCTGATTGAAACAGGGGTGAATACGCGGCAAGATGTTCAAGAAGGAAGCGGACAGCCAGATTATGTGGTGAAAGATTACGAGGAATTGATGCAGCTATGGCAAGAAGACTAG
- a CDS encoding YutD family protein, translating into MSKMMDQEWLVKRQAANYVSAQVIQTDTNHYEINGQPFLLIKEKEQAFDREALSDRYMDILDSYDYILGDWSFDQLRLTGFYKDDVSHFGCSRSFFQLEDYLIEFCGFDCHYFILEHLRSDEEREARNQSLKKSGYSKNSSRNKSRRRNKSDKSYKNVTKKDQHRSNHTSKKKSFLVKNKKKKEKKPREGKTVKQKADFKIRKKENK; encoded by the coding sequence ATGAGCAAAATGATGGATCAAGAATGGTTAGTGAAACGCCAAGCCGCTAATTATGTGTCTGCTCAAGTCATACAGACAGATACGAATCATTATGAGATTAATGGACAGCCTTTCTTGCTCATTAAGGAAAAAGAACAAGCTTTCGATCGGGAAGCTCTATCTGATCGCTATATGGATATTTTGGATTCCTATGATTATATTTTAGGAGATTGGAGTTTTGATCAACTGCGCTTAACAGGTTTTTATAAAGATGATGTTTCTCATTTCGGATGTTCAAGGTCATTTTTCCAATTAGAAGACTACCTAATTGAATTTTGTGGCTTTGACTGTCATTATTTTATTTTGGAACATCTCAGAAGTGATGAAGAACGAGAAGCACGCAATCAATCTTTAAAGAAGTCTGGCTATTCTAAGAATTCCTCTCGTAATAAATCTCGTCGTCGCAATAAGTCCGATAAATCTTATAAAAATGTGACTAAGAAAGATCAACATCGTTCAAACCATACTTCTAAAAAGAAATCCTTTTTAGTCAAAAATAAAAAAAAGAAAGAAAAGAAGCCAAGAGAAGGCAAAACTGTGAAACAGAAAGCTGATTTTAAAATTCGGAAAAAAGAGAATAAGTAG
- a CDS encoding DUF3100 domain-containing protein — translation MDNKKSLAYFIPFVLLVVVIAEAIGFRRVQVGRFTLNILPLVFAVLIAMVLALPIFRRGILKKIYSPENVKFASTSLMFIMLPLMARYGADVAPKLHDIFKIGWIFLFQELGNTGTVVLGMPIALLLGLRREAIGSTLGLGREGELAYISEKYTLDSPEGRGVLSLYLIGTLFGSIFFSLVAPLFLTIGLDYRALAMAAGPGSASMMAAASASLSAVMPTEAVRETIRSYAAASQLLTSFLGTYTMFFVAIPMQRFFYNFFTKGDNYDHGK, via the coding sequence GTGGATAATAAAAAATCATTAGCCTACTTTATCCCTTTTGTACTGCTTGTTGTAGTTATTGCTGAAGCCATTGGTTTTCGCAGGGTGCAAGTTGGGCGGTTTACGCTGAATATTTTACCTTTAGTTTTTGCGGTATTAATAGCCATGGTATTGGCTTTACCAATTTTTAGACGCGGCATTTTGAAAAAAATTTATTCGCCAGAAAATGTGAAGTTTGCTTCTACCAGCTTGATGTTTATTATGTTACCTTTGATGGCTCGGTACGGTGCAGATGTTGCTCCCAAATTGCATGATATCTTTAAGATTGGTTGGATCTTCCTCTTCCAAGAATTAGGAAATACAGGGACTGTGGTTTTAGGAATGCCAATCGCTCTCTTACTAGGATTACGTCGGGAAGCCATTGGATCGACGCTTGGTTTAGGGCGTGAAGGGGAATTAGCCTATATTTCCGAAAAATATACGCTAGACTCTCCTGAAGGACGTGGGGTCTTGTCTTTGTATTTGATTGGAACCTTGTTTGGGTCTATATTCTTTAGTTTGGTGGCCCCTCTCTTTTTAACCATTGGATTGGATTATCGGGCGTTAGCCATGGCTGCTGGTCCTGGTTCTGCTAGCATGATGGCTGCAGCATCAGCCTCTCTTTCAGCAGTTATGCCAACGGAAGCTGTGCGTGAAACGATCCGTTCCTATGCGGCAGCTAGTCAACTGTTGACGAGCTTCCTTGGAACTTACACGATGTTCTTTGTAGCAATTCCAATGCAACGTTTCTTCTATAACTTCTTCACGAAAGGAGATAATTACGACCATGGAAAATAA
- a CDS encoding M20/M25/M40 family metallo-hydrolase has translation MFFEEEYDRHLALATDLWEHPELGFKEHYTRQRILDYLTEVTPDLEVRTFAHTGIRVDLNHGKDHTMVFLAEMDSVYSPAHWQADPETGAAQACGHFTQVTIALSIYRYYVQTEAYKQLDFNVAFIFVPAEEYVDLDYRRQLRDQGELVYLGGKAEAMREGVFDDVDFVYHLHALGEEHERPIIEVACDLAGFCYKYFTFKGKASHAGLDPFSGINAYSMSTLFNTALGLSRQQMREDKYLRINPVLFGENTMTTNVIPHEVRIGTDIRSMSLDYMKEISKRLDQMAKGSAQALGGEVVCETEMGYLPFIQDAYLTKLVKEAFEADDTIPDIIDDRGAIAAAGDIGDLSFMVPSIQISYGGFEGRIHGADFKMVDPEFVLSTLPAFLVKSIQHISDNVDYRQFYHRSFQEYAKVIADMMDN, from the coding sequence ATGTTTTTTGAAGAGGAATATGACCGTCATTTGGCTTTAGCTACTGATTTATGGGAACATCCAGAGTTAGGATTTAAGGAACATTATACTCGACAAAGAATTTTGGATTACCTGACGGAAGTCACACCGGATTTAGAAGTGCGGACCTTTGCACATACAGGAATTCGAGTAGATTTGAATCATGGGAAAGACCATACGATGGTATTTTTAGCAGAGATGGATTCGGTTTATTCACCGGCCCATTGGCAAGCTGATCCAGAAACGGGAGCAGCTCAAGCGTGTGGGCATTTTACGCAAGTGACGATTGCTTTGTCCATTTATCGTTATTATGTTCAGACAGAAGCCTATAAGCAGTTAGACTTTAACGTGGCATTTATTTTTGTGCCAGCTGAGGAATACGTGGATCTTGATTATCGTCGACAATTGAGAGATCAAGGTGAATTAGTATATCTTGGTGGGAAGGCAGAAGCGATGCGTGAAGGGGTATTTGATGATGTAGACTTTGTCTACCATCTGCATGCTTTAGGGGAAGAACATGAGCGTCCAATCATTGAAGTTGCTTGTGACTTGGCAGGTTTTTGCTATAAGTATTTCACCTTTAAAGGAAAAGCTTCTCACGCAGGGTTAGATCCTTTCTCTGGAATTAACGCTTATTCTATGTCAACGCTATTCAATACGGCTTTAGGGCTTTCTCGTCAACAAATGCGAGAAGATAAGTACTTAAGAATTAATCCCGTATTATTTGGAGAGAATACCATGACAACGAATGTGATTCCTCATGAGGTGAGGATAGGAACAGATATTCGTTCGATGTCTTTGGATTATATGAAAGAAATTTCGAAGCGACTCGATCAAATGGCAAAAGGTTCTGCTCAAGCTTTAGGTGGAGAAGTGGTCTGTGAAACAGAGATGGGCTATCTTCCTTTCATTCAAGATGCTTACTTAACCAAGCTCGTGAAAGAAGCCTTTGAAGCCGATGATACCATTCCGGATATTATTGATGACCGGGGAGCGATTGCGGCTGCAGGCGATATTGGAGATCTCTCCTTTATGGTACCAAGTATTCAAATTTCTTATGGCGGATTTGAAGGGAGAATTCATGGGGCTGATTTCAAAATGGTAGATCCAGAGTTTGTCTTGTCCACACTTCCTGCTTTCTTAGTGAAGAGTATTCAACACATCTCTGACAATGTGGATTATCGTCAATTCTACCATCGTTCTTTCCAAGAATATGCGAAAGTTATTGCAGATATGATGGACAATTAA